In one Nocardia tengchongensis genomic region, the following are encoded:
- a CDS encoding IclR family transcriptional regulator, whose product MAQSSTTSPAVGRALDILVRLAHAPGPVRAAALARDLNLPRSSVYHMLSVLVDRGFVVYVPGEQAYGLGVTAFEIGSAYLRHEPLERLAQPILHQLARQLGQAVHLGILHGNETVYLLKERPSSGPAAEVSLITDIGVRLPSHLTANGRAILAALPDAQVKALYAKRSDFITRTGRGPRTLTELRRDLEEARARGWAEEVELVTAGLRSVGAAVFDHNSRPVAALSTTWRKLSYPEPDVVGKALQWGADRLTSRISGQAPVSP is encoded by the coding sequence ATGGCGCAATCCTCGACGACGTCTCCGGCCGTCGGCCGGGCGCTCGACATTCTGGTCCGGCTGGCCCACGCCCCCGGCCCGGTACGGGCGGCGGCGCTGGCCCGCGATCTGAACCTGCCGCGCTCGTCGGTCTATCACATGCTGTCGGTGCTGGTGGACCGCGGATTCGTGGTGTATGTGCCGGGTGAACAGGCCTACGGGCTGGGCGTCACCGCCTTCGAGATCGGTTCGGCCTACCTGCGCCACGAACCGCTGGAACGGCTGGCGCAGCCGATTCTGCACCAGCTGGCCCGGCAGCTCGGGCAGGCGGTGCATCTGGGGATCCTGCACGGCAACGAGACGGTCTACCTACTCAAGGAGCGACCGAGTTCGGGGCCTGCCGCGGAGGTCTCACTGATCACCGATATCGGGGTGCGGCTGCCGTCGCATCTGACCGCGAACGGGCGCGCGATCCTCGCGGCACTGCCGGACGCCCAGGTGAAAGCCTTGTACGCCAAGCGCTCCGACTTCATCACCCGCACCGGGCGCGGGCCGCGAACCTTGACCGAGTTGCGCCGGGATCTGGAGGAGGCGCGCGCCCGCGGCTGGGCCGAGGAGGTGGAGCTGGTGACCGCGGGACTGCGGTCGGTGGGCGCGGCGGTGTTCGATCACAACAGCCGGCCGGTGGCGGCGCTCAGCACCACGTGGCGCAAGCTGTCCTATCCCGAACCGGACGTGGTGGGGAAGGCGCTGCAATGGGGCGCCGATCGCCTGACCTCACGAATCTCCGGGCAGGCGCCCGTCTCACCCTGA
- the hutC gene encoding histidine utilization repressor: protein MDEVDIASLYRARGSGSAPAYQRVKDMIAEQIVAGRWREGELLPSENQLVGALGLSRMTINRALRELSADGLVVRTTGVGTFVAERKVSSALVEVRNIADEIEERGHRHRAEVVSLEERAADSVIAQDLGVAEGSPVFHSKLVHFEDGLPIQLEDRFVNPAVAPHYLEQDFTTTTPNTYLVSVAPLGRGEHVVEAVLPTPDESVLLGLTGSEPCLLIRRRTWSQDRLVSSVRLLHPGSRYRLAGTFDAQSS from the coding sequence ATGGACGAGGTGGATATCGCGTCGCTGTATCGGGCTCGCGGTAGCGGGTCGGCCCCGGCGTATCAGCGCGTCAAGGACATGATCGCCGAGCAGATCGTGGCGGGGCGGTGGCGCGAGGGCGAGCTGCTGCCGTCGGAGAATCAACTGGTCGGTGCGCTGGGACTGTCGCGCATGACGATCAATCGCGCGCTGCGGGAGCTGAGCGCCGACGGTTTGGTGGTCCGGACGACCGGGGTCGGCACCTTCGTGGCCGAGCGGAAAGTCAGTTCGGCGCTGGTCGAGGTGCGCAATATCGCCGACGAGATCGAGGAGCGCGGCCACCGGCATCGGGCCGAGGTGGTGTCGCTGGAGGAGCGCGCGGCGGATTCGGTGATCGCGCAGGATCTCGGCGTCGCCGAGGGCAGCCCCGTCTTCCATTCGAAGCTGGTGCATTTCGAGGACGGGCTGCCCATCCAGCTGGAGGACCGGTTCGTGAATCCGGCTGTCGCACCGCACTATCTGGAGCAGGACTTCACGACCACGACGCCCAACACCTACTTGGTCTCGGTGGCGCCTCTCGGCCGGGGCGAGCACGTGGTGGAGGCGGTGCTGCCGACCCCGGACGAGAGCGTCCTGCTCGGTCTCACCGGGTCGGAGCCGTGTCTGTTGATTCGCCGCCGGACGTGGTCGCAAGACCGGCTGGTCAGTTCCGTGCGGCTGCTGCACCCCGGTTCCCGCTACCGGCTCGCGGGAACCTTCGACGCGCAGTCGTCGTGA
- the hutU gene encoding urocanate hydratase, protein MTTTPTSGPRPVRAPRGTELKCLGWQQEGALRMLMNNLDPEVAERPDDLVVYGGTGRAARSWEAYDAIVRTLTTLKDDETLLVQSGKPVGVMRTSEWAPRVLLANSNLVGDWANWEQFRKLEAEGLMMYGQMTAGSWIYIGSQGILQGTYETFGAVARKRFGGTLAGTITLTAGVGGMGGAQPLAVTMNDGVAICVDVDVTRIDRRIAHGYLDTKAETLEAALELAVQKRDAREPLSIGVVGNAAEIFPRLLAMGAPIDIVTDQTSAHDPLSYLPIGVEVADWHRRAAEDPAWFTTEARKSMAAHVEAMVGFQDAGAEVFDYGNSIRDEARQGGYDRAFEFPGFVPAYIRPLFEEGLGPFRWAALSGDPKDIEATDRAILELFPENEHLKRWITMAGEKVHFEGLPARICWLGYGERHRAGLKFNEMVASGELSAPLAIGRDHLDSGSVASPYRETEAMADGSDAIADWPLLNALVNTASGASWVSIHHGGGVGMGRSIHAGQVCIADGTELAARKLERVLSNDPAMGVIRHVDAGYQHAADVAATRGVRIPMQEN, encoded by the coding sequence ATGACCACCACCCCCACGTCCGGCCCCCGCCCGGTCCGTGCGCCGCGCGGCACCGAACTGAAATGCCTCGGCTGGCAGCAGGAGGGCGCCCTGCGCATGCTGATGAACAACCTCGACCCCGAGGTCGCCGAGCGCCCCGACGATCTGGTCGTCTACGGCGGCACCGGCCGCGCCGCCCGCAGCTGGGAGGCCTACGACGCCATCGTGCGCACCCTGACCACCCTGAAAGACGATGAGACGCTGCTGGTTCAGTCCGGCAAGCCGGTCGGCGTGATGCGCACCAGCGAATGGGCGCCGCGCGTGCTGTTGGCCAACTCCAACCTGGTCGGCGACTGGGCCAACTGGGAGCAGTTCCGCAAGCTCGAGGCCGAGGGCCTGATGATGTACGGCCAGATGACCGCGGGCTCGTGGATCTACATCGGCAGCCAGGGCATCCTGCAGGGCACCTACGAGACATTCGGCGCGGTGGCGCGCAAGCGTTTCGGCGGCACCCTGGCCGGCACCATCACCCTGACCGCCGGCGTGGGCGGCATGGGCGGCGCGCAGCCGCTCGCGGTGACCATGAACGACGGCGTCGCGATCTGCGTCGACGTCGACGTCACCCGCATCGATCGCCGCATCGCGCACGGCTACCTCGACACCAAGGCCGAAACCCTCGAAGCCGCACTGGAACTCGCGGTCCAGAAGCGCGACGCCCGGGAACCGCTGTCCATCGGCGTGGTCGGCAATGCCGCCGAGATCTTCCCGCGGCTGCTCGCCATGGGCGCGCCGATCGACATCGTGACCGACCAGACCTCCGCGCACGACCCGCTGTCCTACCTGCCGATCGGCGTCGAGGTGGCCGACTGGCACCGCCGCGCCGCCGAGGATCCGGCCTGGTTCACCACCGAGGCCCGCAAGTCCATGGCCGCCCACGTCGAAGCCATGGTCGGCTTCCAGGACGCCGGCGCCGAGGTCTTCGACTACGGCAACTCCATCCGCGACGAGGCCCGCCAGGGCGGCTACGACCGGGCCTTCGAGTTCCCGGGCTTCGTGCCCGCCTACATCCGGCCGCTGTTCGAGGAGGGCCTGGGCCCGTTCCGCTGGGCCGCGCTGTCCGGCGACCCGAAGGACATCGAAGCCACCGACCGCGCCATCCTGGAACTGTTCCCGGAGAACGAGCACCTCAAGCGCTGGATCACCATGGCCGGGGAGAAGGTCCATTTCGAGGGCCTGCCCGCCCGCATCTGCTGGCTCGGCTACGGCGAACGCCACCGCGCGGGACTGAAGTTCAACGAGATGGTCGCCTCCGGGGAACTGTCCGCGCCGCTGGCCATCGGCCGTGACCACCTGGACTCCGGTTCGGTCGCCTCCCCCTACCGCGAGACCGAGGCCATGGCCGACGGCTCCGACGCCATCGCCGACTGGCCGCTGCTCAATGCCCTGGTCAACACCGCGTCCGGGGCATCATGGGTGTCGATCCACCACGGCGGCGGCGTCGGCATGGGCCGTTCCATCCACGCCGGTCAGGTGTGCATCGCCGACGGCACCGAACTGGCCGCCCGCAAGCTCGAGCGAGTGCTGTCCAACGATCCCGCCATGGGCGTGATCCGCCACGTCGACGCCGGCTACCAGCACGCGGCCGATGTCGCCGCCACCCGCGGCGTTCGAATCCCGATGCAGGAGAACTGA
- the hutI gene encoding imidazolonepropionase: MHNESGQWTVVDNIGALVTNDPEVGAGRLGVIRDAAVVLGDGLIQWVGPRSRLPEGSTGTRVDLEGRAALPGFVDSHAHLVFGGERSEEFAARMTGAPYSAGGIRTTIAATRAATDAALSANVTRLVTEALRTGTTTIETKSGYGQTVADELRSLEIASRHTSETTLLAAHVTPPEFAGRTDDYVRLVIDEMIPACAPHASWIDVFCEEGAFDENQSRAVLEAGIAAGLTPRVHGNQLSYGAGVRLAAELGAASVDHVTYTTDADVEALAASTTVATLLPGADFSTRNKYPDARALLDAGVTVALAADCNPGTCYTTSIPFCIALAVREMHMSPDEAVWAATAGGAAALRRNDIGAIRVGARADLIALDAPSHLYLAYRPGVALVREIWKDGHRL, translated from the coding sequence ATGCACAACGAATCCGGGCAGTGGACGGTCGTCGACAATATCGGCGCCCTGGTGACCAATGATCCCGAGGTCGGCGCCGGCCGGCTCGGCGTGATCCGGGATGCGGCGGTGGTGTTGGGCGACGGCCTGATCCAGTGGGTCGGCCCGCGCTCCCGCCTGCCCGAGGGCAGCACCGGGACCCGGGTGGACCTCGAAGGCCGCGCCGCCCTGCCCGGATTCGTCGACAGCCACGCGCATCTGGTGTTCGGCGGTGAGCGGTCCGAGGAGTTCGCGGCCCGCATGACGGGCGCGCCTTACAGCGCGGGCGGCATCCGGACCACCATCGCCGCGACCCGGGCGGCCACCGACGCGGCGCTGAGCGCCAATGTCACCCGTCTGGTCACCGAGGCGCTGCGGACCGGAACCACCACGATCGAAACGAAGTCGGGCTACGGGCAGACGGTTGCCGATGAGTTGCGGAGCCTCGAGATCGCCTCCCGGCACACCTCGGAGACGACCCTGCTGGCAGCGCACGTCACGCCACCGGAATTCGCCGGGCGCACCGACGATTACGTGCGGCTGGTCATCGACGAGATGATTCCCGCGTGCGCGCCGCACGCGAGCTGGATCGACGTCTTCTGCGAGGAGGGCGCTTTCGACGAGAACCAGTCGCGGGCCGTGCTCGAGGCCGGTATCGCGGCCGGACTCACGCCCCGCGTGCACGGCAACCAGCTCAGCTACGGCGCCGGAGTGCGGCTGGCGGCCGAGCTGGGCGCGGCCTCGGTCGACCACGTCACCTACACCACCGACGCGGACGTCGAGGCGCTGGCGGCGAGCACCACCGTCGCCACCCTGCTGCCGGGGGCCGACTTCTCCACGCGCAACAAGTATCCCGACGCGCGGGCCCTGCTCGACGCCGGCGTGACCGTCGCGCTGGCCGCCGACTGCAATCCGGGCACCTGCTACACCACGAGCATTCCGTTCTGCATCGCATTGGCCGTGCGCGAAATGCACATGAGCCCGGACGAAGCCGTGTGGGCTGCGACCGCCGGCGGTGCTGCGGCCTTGCGGCGCAACGACATCGGAGCCATCCGGGTGGGTGCGCGCGCCGATCTGATCGCCCTGGACGCCCCCTCGCACCTGTACCTGGCCTACCGGCCGGGAGTGGCGCTGGTGCGCGAGATCTGGAAGGACGGGCACCGGCTGTGA
- the hutG gene encoding formimidoylglutamase has protein sequence MTAVDHPPAPWSGRDDGPGAAHLRWHSAISPFTPETPPGASVLVGFRSDEGVRRNKGRTGAATGPAALRQALSSMALPRPASVMDAGDIAVEDGDLESGQRRLGAAVTELLDAGHFVTVLGGGHEVAYASYLGIAAGAAVAAGARLGVLNLDAHFDLRADPTPSSGTPFRQMAEAEAAAGRALNYAVLGISQPSNTAALFETAAALGVRYRLDEDCTTGQLAGVRGFVEEFLAAVDVVYMTIDLDVLPASVAPGVSAPAAYGVPLEVLERVCDLVAGSGKLALLDVAELNPALDIDNRTARTAARLIHRIVTRHDVRLN, from the coding sequence GTGACCGCTGTCGATCATCCCCCCGCCCCCTGGTCCGGTCGCGACGACGGCCCGGGCGCGGCACATCTGCGCTGGCACAGCGCGATCTCCCCGTTCACCCCCGAAACCCCGCCCGGGGCAAGCGTTCTGGTCGGATTCCGCAGCGATGAGGGGGTCCGCCGCAACAAGGGGCGGACCGGAGCTGCCACCGGACCGGCCGCCCTGCGGCAGGCACTGTCGTCCATGGCGCTCCCCCGCCCGGCAAGCGTCATGGACGCCGGTGACATCGCGGTCGAGGACGGGGATCTCGAATCCGGGCAGCGACGACTGGGCGCGGCGGTGACCGAATTGCTGGACGCCGGGCACTTCGTGACCGTGCTCGGGGGTGGGCACGAGGTGGCCTACGCCAGCTATCTCGGCATCGCCGCCGGGGCCGCGGTCGCGGCCGGGGCTCGTCTGGGCGTGCTCAATCTCGATGCCCATTTCGATCTCCGGGCCGATCCGACGCCCAGTTCGGGGACACCGTTCCGGCAGATGGCCGAGGCCGAGGCGGCCGCCGGGCGGGCGCTGAACTATGCCGTTCTCGGCATCTCGCAGCCGAGCAATACCGCGGCGCTGTTCGAGACCGCCGCGGCGCTGGGGGTGCGCTATCGACTGGACGAGGACTGCACCACCGGGCAGCTGGCCGGGGTGCGGGGTTTCGTCGAGGAGTTCCTGGCCGCCGTCGACGTCGTGTATATGACCATTGACCTGGACGTTCTCCCCGCATCGGTCGCGCCGGGCGTCAGCGCCCCGGCCGCATACGGCGTGCCGCTCGAGGTGCTCGAGCGGGTGTGTGACCTGGTGGCGGGCAGCGGGAAGCTCGCCCTGCTGGATGTGGCGGAGTTGAATCCGGCGCTCGATATCGACAACCGGACCGCGCGTACCGCCGCCCGCCTGATTCACCGGATCGTGACTCGGCACGACGTCCGACTAAATTAG
- a CDS encoding amino acid permease — MKDISSTLTRGLTARHIRFIALGSAIGTGLFYGSAEAIRKAGPSVLLAYLIGGAIIFIVLRALGEMAVRNPVSGSFGEYASRHIGPLAGFMTGWTYVFEMVIVLLADTTAFGVYMGFWFPDVPRWIWVLAIVFFIGAINLLNVKVFGELEFWFSLIKVVAIIAMIAGGTAVLIWGFGIHDTSTGLSNLNSGGGFFANGIGGFLGCFAIVMFAFGGSEIIGVTAGEAEDPEKTIPRAINTVPVRIILFYVLTLTVIMAVTPWNQIGDEGSPFVQIFNSLGLGSAAAVLNVVVITAALSAINSNIFGAGRMMYGMALRGQAPAVMTRVSRNGVPWMTVVIMVSALLVGVALNYLIPDRVFVVIASIATFATVFVWLMILVSHFRSRKQMSPAEAAELKFPVPLWPYLPVFAIAGLGFVIVLLAFDADTRVALVVGAVWLALLTAAYRLWVRPSADDAPAASADQTPGVDPALAADLL, encoded by the coding sequence GTGAAAGACATCTCCTCGACCCTGACCCGGGGTCTCACCGCCCGCCACATCCGATTCATCGCACTCGGATCGGCCATCGGCACCGGCCTCTTCTACGGGTCGGCCGAGGCGATCAGGAAGGCCGGACCCTCGGTCCTGCTGGCCTACCTGATCGGCGGCGCGATCATTTTCATCGTGCTGCGGGCACTGGGCGAGATGGCGGTCCGCAACCCGGTCTCCGGATCGTTCGGTGAGTACGCCAGCCGGCACATCGGTCCGCTGGCCGGGTTCATGACCGGTTGGACCTACGTCTTCGAGATGGTCATCGTGCTGCTGGCCGATACCACGGCCTTCGGTGTCTACATGGGTTTCTGGTTCCCGGACGTCCCCCGGTGGATCTGGGTGCTGGCGATCGTCTTCTTCATCGGCGCGATCAACCTGCTCAACGTCAAGGTGTTCGGTGAGCTCGAATTCTGGTTCAGCCTGATCAAGGTGGTCGCGATCATAGCCATGATCGCGGGCGGAACCGCCGTGCTGATCTGGGGATTCGGCATTCACGACACCAGCACGGGCCTGTCCAACCTGAACTCCGGCGGCGGCTTCTTCGCCAATGGGATCGGCGGCTTCCTGGGCTGCTTCGCCATCGTCATGTTCGCCTTCGGCGGTTCGGAGATCATCGGCGTCACCGCGGGTGAGGCGGAGGATCCGGAGAAGACGATTCCCCGGGCGATCAACACCGTTCCCGTCCGGATCATCCTGTTCTACGTCCTGACCCTGACCGTGATCATGGCCGTCACGCCGTGGAACCAGATCGGCGACGAGGGCAGCCCGTTCGTGCAGATCTTCAACAGCCTGGGCCTGGGGTCGGCGGCGGCCGTGCTGAACGTCGTGGTGATCACCGCCGCCCTCTCGGCCATCAACAGCAATATCTTCGGCGCGGGCCGGATGATGTACGGCATGGCCCTGCGCGGGCAGGCGCCGGCCGTGATGACGCGGGTCTCGCGCAACGGCGTGCCGTGGATGACCGTCGTGATCATGGTGTCGGCCCTGCTGGTCGGCGTCGCGCTCAACTACCTGATCCCGGACCGGGTCTTCGTGGTGATCGCCTCCATCGCCACCTTCGCCACCGTCTTCGTCTGGCTGATGATCCTGGTGTCGCACTTCCGCTCCCGGAAGCAGATGAGCCCGGCGGAGGCGGCCGAGCTGAAGTTCCCGGTGCCGCTGTGGCCCTACCTGCCGGTCTTCGCGATCGCGGGCCTGGGCTTCGTGATCGTGCTGCTCGCCTTCGACGCCGACACCCGGGTGGCGCTCGTCGTCGGGGCCGTGTGGCTGGCCCTGTTGACCGCCGCCTATCGGCTGTGGGTCCGGCCGTCGGCCGACGACGCGCCCGCCGCCTCGGCGGACCAGACGCCGGGGGTCGACCCCGCACTCGCCGCAGACCTTCTTTGA
- the hutH gene encoding histidine ammonia-lyase translates to MSSNTLLSEDHTLAAGEVEVGVGALAPEDVVRVARGNATVRLSEDALTVIAASRTRIEALAADPKPVYGVSTGFGALATRHIPLELRTQLQRSLVRSHAAGSGAEVEREVIRALMLLRLSTLATGRTGVRVEVAQAYASMLSAGITPVVHEYGSLGCSGDLAPLSHVALAVMGEGMVRDAAGTLMPAAEALAAAGLEPMVFAEKEGLALINGTDGMLGMLVLACHDLRRLLRLADVTASMSVEGLLGTDKVFAADLQALRPQPGQASAASNMVRLLQGSGIVASHATPDCTVVQDAYSLRCAPQVAGGARDTLAHAERIASYELASAVDNPVVTLDGRVESNGNFHGAPVAYVLDFLAIVVADVASISERRTDRFLDRARNHGLPPFLADDPGVDSGHMIAQYTQAAIVSELKRLAAPSSVDSIPSSAMQEDHVSMGWSAARKLRRAIDGLTRVLAIEALTAARALDLRAPLEPSPATGAVRDRIRESVQGPGPDRYLAPEIEAVVRLAASGELLAGAEAVVGPLS, encoded by the coding sequence ATGAGCTCGAACACCCTCCTATCCGAAGACCACACCCTGGCAGCAGGCGAGGTCGAAGTCGGCGTCGGCGCCCTCGCCCCCGAGGACGTGGTCCGGGTCGCCCGTGGCAATGCCACGGTGCGGCTGTCGGAGGACGCGCTCACCGTGATCGCGGCGAGCCGCACCCGGATCGAGGCGCTGGCCGCCGACCCGAAGCCGGTCTACGGCGTCTCGACCGGTTTCGGTGCGCTCGCCACCCGCCACATCCCGCTGGAACTGCGAACCCAGTTGCAGCGCAGCCTGGTTCGCTCGCACGCGGCGGGTTCCGGCGCGGAGGTCGAGCGTGAGGTGATTCGCGCCCTGATGCTGCTGCGACTGTCCACCCTGGCCACGGGCCGGACCGGTGTGCGGGTGGAGGTCGCCCAGGCCTACGCGTCGATGCTGTCGGCCGGGATCACGCCGGTCGTGCACGAGTACGGCAGCCTCGGCTGTTCCGGCGACCTGGCCCCGCTGTCGCACGTCGCGCTCGCGGTGATGGGTGAGGGCATGGTCCGCGACGCCGCGGGCACCCTGATGCCCGCCGCCGAGGCGCTGGCCGCGGCCGGTCTCGAGCCGATGGTCTTCGCCGAGAAGGAAGGCCTGGCGCTGATCAACGGCACCGACGGCATGCTCGGCATGCTGGTGCTGGCCTGCCACGACCTGCGCCGGCTGTTGCGCCTGGCGGATGTGACGGCGTCGATGAGCGTCGAGGGCCTGCTCGGCACCGACAAGGTGTTCGCCGCCGACCTGCAGGCCCTGCGCCCGCAGCCGGGTCAGGCGTCGGCCGCCTCGAATATGGTTCGGCTGCTGCAGGGTTCGGGCATCGTGGCCAGCCACGCGACCCCCGACTGCACGGTGGTGCAGGACGCCTACTCGCTGCGCTGCGCCCCGCAGGTCGCCGGCGGTGCGCGCGACACCCTCGCGCACGCGGAGCGGATCGCGTCGTACGAGCTGGCCAGCGCCGTGGACAACCCGGTGGTCACCCTCGACGGCCGGGTGGAGTCCAATGGCAACTTCCACGGCGCGCCGGTGGCCTACGTGCTCGACTTCCTGGCCATCGTGGTCGCCGACGTGGCCAGCATCAGCGAACGCCGCACCGACCGCTTCCTGGACCGGGCCCGCAACCACGGCCTGCCGCCGTTCCTGGCCGATGATCCCGGCGTGGACAGCGGCCACATGATCGCGCAGTACACGCAGGCGGCGATCGTCTCCGAGCTGAAGCGGCTGGCCGCGCCCTCGAGCGTGGATTCGATTCCGTCCTCGGCTATGCAGGAGGACCACGTGTCGATGGGCTGGTCGGCGGCTCGCAAGCTGCGCCGCGCGATCGACGGCCTGACGCGCGTGCTGGCCATCGAGGCCCTCACCGCGGCCCGCGCCCTGGATCTGCGGGCGCCGCTGGAACCGTCTCCGGCGACCGGTGCCGTGCGGGACCGGATTCGCGAGTCGGTTCAGGGTCCGGGTCCGGACCGCTACCTGGCTCCGGAGATCGAGGCGGTCGTGCGGTTGGCGGCCTCGGGTGAGTTGCTGGCGGGCGCCGAAGCCGTGGTCGGCCCGCTGTCCTGA
- a CDS encoding SGNH/GDSL hydrolase family protein has protein sequence MTSTWTTGRAALLLRLAAVVGVLTTAAAAGAADAEPAPAAGRRLVVLGDSYTANPPCDVVRVKCEDSGATGLRACLHSPTSWPVQLSALMGVDAADVENNSCSSASIDTGPVTSTGQEVPGRGGFTLAQEALEAAKDGAFGPRTQVVAIQLGFNDAWPRDNTVTADVSRVVSCVIDLVQGCDTDAVAEGRWPDLESITGGSYADRIRKVVDYVKYYAPNAKIQLVGYPEVAPAGATDWCVDLLGAGRWVQPRARAMVEYWERLQTAQGRRRRNPRDRLRRREGRDRGARPVCRRSVVQRLPGSAERRGGLALPPVTEG, from the coding sequence TTGACCAGCACCTGGACCACCGGCCGGGCAGCCCTGCTGCTCCGGCTCGCCGCCGTCGTCGGCGTGCTCACCACCGCGGCCGCCGCCGGCGCGGCCGACGCCGAACCCGCTCCCGCGGCGGGCCGCAGACTCGTCGTGCTGGGCGACTCGTACACCGCCAACCCACCGTGCGATGTGGTCCGAGTGAAGTGCGAGGACTCCGGCGCCACCGGACTGCGAGCCTGCCTGCACAGCCCGACCTCGTGGCCAGTTCAGCTGAGCGCGCTGATGGGCGTCGACGCCGCCGATGTCGAGAACAACTCGTGCTCGAGCGCGTCGATCGACACCGGTCCGGTCACCTCGACCGGGCAGGAGGTGCCGGGCCGCGGCGGTTTCACCCTGGCGCAGGAGGCGCTCGAAGCCGCCAAGGACGGGGCGTTCGGACCGCGCACCCAGGTGGTGGCGATCCAGCTGGGCTTCAATGACGCGTGGCCCCGGGACAATACGGTCACCGCCGACGTGAGCCGGGTGGTCAGCTGCGTGATCGACCTGGTGCAGGGCTGCGACACCGACGCGGTGGCCGAGGGCCGCTGGCCGGACCTCGAGTCGATCACCGGCGGGTCCTACGCCGACCGCATTCGCAAGGTCGTCGACTACGTGAAGTACTACGCGCCGAACGCGAAGATCCAGCTGGTCGGCTATCCCGAGGTCGCTCCGGCGGGCGCGACCGACTGGTGCGTGGACCTGCTGGGCGCCGGCCGCTGGGTGCAGCCGCGGGCCCGGGCCATGGTCGAGTACTGGGAGCGGCTGCAGACCGCGCAGGGGCGACGCCGCCGGAATCCTCGGGATCGACTTCGTCGACGTGAAGGCCGCGACCGCGGGGCACGGCCTGTGTGCCGCCGATCCGTGGTTCAACGTCTTCCTGGATCTGCGGAACGACGTGGCGGGCTTGCCCTTCCACCCGTCACCGAAGGGTGA